From Brassica rapa cultivar Chiifu-401-42 chromosome A06, CAAS_Brap_v3.01, whole genome shotgun sequence:
TCTGAAatttgaaccccagacctgggtgttGAAGCCTTTAACCCTTAATCACTAGGCTACGGTGATTCCAcacaaaaaatcataattttgcaaagaaaaaaatataaattttagaatacTAGAGATCTCCTACATATTTTCaggtaaatttatatatttattgtaaatCATATTCTTGCTGATTTGTCATCTTCTCTATAATTTTAGGTCTAGTCAATAACtttcataaataatttatttgtattttaataataaatagttttggAAACATGATAATTACAATATTTCATCTGCACAAATATATGATATAATctcatttattattatataaaaaggtACATTTTCATGATTTTAGATGAGTCAATGGATTTAATAAATAACATCTTGAACCCTACAACCGTGCGTTTTTTTCTCtacttaaatattttagtttatactcCCTCATGATACAAATATATGGTGTCTAAGGTtgttcacacatattaagagaaattaattttatctattaatttttgttttttcatttagttagtttaaatttttttttgatatcaaTCAAATTCAACAACTTACATTTTTccattttgattaatattttatttttaaagcaaaCTGCATTAATTAAAAGTAGACATCATACATttgtatacaaataaaaaagtaaaaatatcatatatttgtatacggaagaaatataaaaaaatttacaaataacTTAATAGAATTTAGTGtcatatattatgtaattttataatagCTATCTTTACGTGgtttaaatattattactataaattttgtatcttgtaaaaaacatattttgaaaacattattGTGTAACAATACtactttacatatttttatttttatttaaaatttatatggaAGCAACTTAAATTGGACCTTTATAGCAGGGAGCAATTTTTTGAGATACTgttagaaaacatattttttttaaagagaagCGATAATACATTATacttcaaaataattttgtagtaaatatcatattttaggAATACACTAATTTGGAtaaaatatattcttttaatttgaaatagaAATAGATCTCTAtaacaattaaattttttattatcattaaatctataattaaaatatttatataattttaatttattttatataaatcaaaactaaaatatttttaaattcctAATTATAGTTTATGGTTACTAAAATTAAAGTTAAGTACTTtttggaaaaataaataaattgattctgcaaagattttaaaagatttgttAGAACTTTCTTAAACAATATCTATTTGTactaaaaagataaaatattatactaaattcatttaaaagttgataacattttaaaaaatggtccaaattaaaaaaaaataacgcaTGGAAAATTCATcactacaatatatatatatatataaagcgaTTTATTATGTAACAGTATATGGTTGAATCTATagtattgtattttaaaatattatatatttatcaatacATGTTGGTTAACACAATacctatatataaatattgatacatgtataatataattaataataataacaacatTTATTATGCAAATATAATAATGTTAggattttaatatttgattcgattttattatttgcaaggtaaaattctaaaattattgtatttgcatagtaaatttcatttttattattattaacgagatcatatacaaatataaactctagaataattaaatgttattattattaagtagattataaatggttatatgcaaatataattatatattgatggaatattatattttcaaaattatgcatatcaaataatattttgatggaATAAAAAGAGAATTAAATAGGTTGTTAGGATTTTatcatgaaaaaaaagaaaaaaaaatataagcaaCTTTCTAGAGATGGTCCATTTAAAACATTACACATTAAAGAAGTCATAActtctattatataataaacaGTTTAAAGAAAAATCTGATAATTATCATTTGTacaaatatttgatattatcttattaatatcatatataaatattcttcTATTATATGTCATGAAAGgattatatctatatttttggcatcaaaaagttatatattttgtgattttgttAAAATAAGTTCATCGATAGCATATAGAATTTAttaatgtttagttttaaaaaataaattttctaacaATTGTAAATTTTTCTAATATGTGTTACCACCAAAATTCATGTTTATGTTCTACCATACTATAGCAGTACTCGATTTATTATGTGTTGTAGGAGAAACATACAAAAAACAAGcttgcaaagaaaaaaaatgaatattttaaaatataagagaTTTCCTAAATATTTTCAGGCAAcactatttatttattgtaaatcatatttttaaaaaaagaataaaattatatataatatatatatatattatggtgTTATTTGGAAAttctattttcttttaacaGAGAAAATATGAGATTATAATTGAATTTAAACTCTTTTGAAATCATGACAACCCTTAAAACGATAACTCAATATTAAATTTGCTTTTATTAGTGTTTTTAACAAAGGTTTTtcctttttggatttttttgagaaattatttatgataaatctaaaaaacattttgtcaaaaatatagaccttaaaaataaaaatgaccaaaatagatttaaatattttatcaaaagaaataaatctatactattaaaagggaaatagttttaaaaaatctacctataaaaagttgttggatcctttcattagacttaactttttttttggtctcaccttatatttctctaactatacaataatcaattaccttatatttctataactataaaataatcaatgctCTTATTTATTACTCAAGTTAGTATGTTAcaccaaaaaattatacataactccattatactaaaatatcatCTTACCAAAATATGTCTCATGAATCCATAACCAAAAGGTGACTGGTAAATTTAGATACCAAAACTATATTGTTCCTTGGTGCCACCAACTTTGCAACATTTCacattatcatttattttttgaacaaagGCTTCACTTTATCATTTTTTCGTTGATCGAAATGTGGTTTTTCAAATGAATATGTTGACCTTTCTGAAATATTTATCTACTCAGCTTATACATTATAGATTTTTCTTGACTAACACTTCTAATAATTTTGACTATATTTTAAAGgaagttattttgcatacagtttaacaatttattctaaatatattgttagaGATTATTTTGTGTACTTTAGTTTAacataggggtgggcactttaccagatatccgaagtggcacccgaacccgatccgaaaaaaccgaaccgaaatccgaaccgaagtagcaaaatacccgaacgggtattgaataaggagagattggatacccgaacccgaacggataatacccgaacccgaatggatatccgaagataaccgaacatatgtataattaaccttatgtttctagtttatatctctcattttatataaaatatttatattgatactacacataatttaagttcatatgatatacatacaattccggaaaaaatgatttgctactcacttaaaatgcatgtcaagttttttatttcaaaaattaacaaaaagttatatccaaaattaaaaaaaaaataactaaattagtgcctttttagttttaaaatgttatgtccaaatctattaaccattcaatctattaaaaataaaaaaattagttaactaaaagttatattttaaaatacaataaacttgagaaatgaaaattttaatattttttttcaaaatctaaatatccgaacccgatccgaaataaccgaatccgaactaaaaatacccgaacccgacccgaagtacagaaatacccgaacgggttctagacctctataccgaaatacccgaaaatccgaaatacccgacccgaacccgaacgggtacccgaacgcccacccctagtttaacaatatattctaaatatatatattattaatatattgttatgatgatttttataagaatatattatagatgcgattgaaaatttatattattaaaagaaaatatttttaaaaatatattataaaagaatttataacatctatataaaactctttattttttatcctaccattaactacaataactataaatattttaaatatttttaaaaaatcctattattatttctcattttgtatgatacacttctctaattatttttcttattatcatccaatgttattgttgttattcaataatgttatatacatcatatattatgctcaaagatggatatataatatttagatatcaGTTATTAAAATGTAAGCATATATCATACAACATATTATATCATGTCATCTAacattatataattctaaatatttacaaaatcaaatttaataaaaaaacactttagcaaatcatttgttgaaacaaaattatatatatttatgttaaattattttttattacgttaatatattagaagtttcattcatctcttaaaatattattgaaggtTATTTTTTTCCTACCTTGTCAACCAAATGCCGGGTCACACTTAATTGCatgtttttttgaagtttgcatgctttaaattaacgagttttcattaaatctaaaCCAACTTATGTACAAGTCATCGTGTTTACTGGTTCGACGACGGGTCCAAACTTGATATAAAAGTATTGTTctcatctaattaaaaataatttattttaaaataatagacgcGCTGAGTCTGATCAatccatataatttttttgaaaaaagtaatcaagcgatttaaaatttaattacattaactaactaaataaaaataataacttttttgatataataaaattttgtaacataataatgtataacaagactaaaatattaattcataTCTTATACTTTTTCAACTGAAAAATAATCCGTGCttttaagcgcggatcaaaatctagtatacaCTAATAACCCTAAGGTTAATTAATGTAGGTATTAGAGTTTATAGTTAAGGAGTGAAGTTTAAGGTTTAAAGTTTAGAATTTATAAGTATGGTTTTGGAGATAggatttcaatttttaaaaaataaaattataattaaaattttcaaataaaaaatactattttggtcattttcgtgacaaaaacttaaaaatgtctattataaaaaattgttctttattttttggttaaaaagttttttcctttttttcgtTCTTAAAATTACTTACGAAGCGATAAATATCCTTTTTCGTTTAGGTTTAGTCCTCTTGGCGATTCTGACACCTTTGATTTGCTATTGATCTTATAACAATCGAACCAGCTCGTCGAGCAAAGCAAACAAGTTGAGAAAGGATCCATTTCCCGAGGGAAACTCAGCATGTGCGCAACAACAACAGAAGAGGGAGATTGAGAACAGCCACAACGAGAAGCTCGTTGGTCTGCTTTCACGATACTGGTTCAAGAGAAGTCGTGGTCTTATTGCCACGGATTCAAATCGGACAAGAACAACGCAATCCTCAAGAATGTGGCTGCTGCCATAGTAGTCTTGTATTGTACAAACTTGAATATGTGAGACCCAATTCCTCCTCCCCCCCCCTCTACAAATatagatttaaaaaatacaGATCTTTGTCTTTGTGTCTCCTGCAACAGCcaaatcaaaaaagaaaaaagaaaaatggtgAAATTGGAGTTTAGACTTGGTAACAATCAATCAAAATCGTCTAGATACGATTGAATCCAGAGTAATCTAGGTTAAATTCATTACTATTAGATGAGGGATCAACAATTCAAATTCTCAAtcgacacaaaaaaaaattggagaaAACTCACGTATGCAAGTGAAGGATGCGAAATGGAGGAAATACAAGCAAACAGTCGTCAAACGAGATGAATCACCCACCAATTACAGTATATTAGGCCCATTTCAATTATTGGGCCTTATAAACCAAATAAGAGACCCTTCAACAGCCCAATAGTGATGGATGGTATCGACGCCGTCTTAACCCGATTGGCGAAACCCCGGGTCGGTCAGTTTCCCCCGACTATTTTAGGATTCCAGAGAGAGAGATCTTGCTTCTGCTACTTGATTAGGTTTTCGTTTCCATCAAATCATGGAAGTAGACGATGATTACGTGGAGTATGTTCCAGTTGCGAAGCGTAGAGCCATGGAAGAGCAAAAGATTCTTCAACGGAAGGGCAAAGTGTTGGAGGTGGAGGAAGAAGCTTCGGAGAAGGAGAAGCTCGCCGAATCCAAACCTAGCTTGCTCGTCCAAGCAACTCAGCTCAAGCGTGACGTACCCGAAGTCAGTGCCACCGAGCAAATCATCCTGCAAGAGAAGGAGATGATGGAGCACTTATCTGATAAGAAGACGCTCATGTCTGTTCGTGAGTTAGCCAAAGGTATCACTTACACAGAGCCTCTCTCAACAGGTTGGAAACCTCCTTTGCGTATTAGGAAGATGTCTAGCAAGCAGATGGATTTGATTAGGAAGCAATGGCATATCATTGTTAGCGGTGAAGACATTCCTCCTCCCATCAAGAGCTTCGAGGATATGAAGTTCGAGAAACCTATTTTGGATACTCTCAGGGAGAAAGGGATAGTGCAGCCGACTCCTATTCAAGTTCAGGGTCTTCCTGTGATTTTGTCTGGGAGAGATATGATTGGGATTGCCTTCACTGGTTCCGGGAAGACTATGGTTTTCGTGCTTCCTATGATTATGATTGCTCTCCAGGAGGAGATGATGATGCCTATTGGTCCTGGAGAAGGCCCCATTGGCCTTATTGTTTGCCCTTCTAGAGAGCTTGCTAGGCAGACTTACGAAGTTGTTGAACAGTTTGTGGCTCCTTTGGTCAAGGCTGGTTTCGCGCCTTTGAGGTCTTTGCTATGCATTGGAGGTGTCGATATGAGGTCCCAGTTGGATGTTGTCAAGAGAGGTGTTCATATTGTTGTTGCTACCCCTGGGAGGTTGAAGGATTTGCTCGCCAAGAAAAAGATGAACTTAGATGCCTGCAGGTAACACCCACCCCTATGTATATATCTTTGTTTGCACTTATGCCTGGACTGTTATACACTAGTCTAGGTTCGTTGGAGTATCTGTTTTATTGTGGTTTATTGTACCTGTTTTGTCGTTCCTCCTAGTAAATGCCAGAGATCAATAGGGTTGTCTAGGTTTTGTCAGCACTTTACTGGGTGATTCGATATGGTTTCTTTTCTCTGAACAAATTTTCAGCTCTCATTTATCTTTCTGAATGCATCTTTCTTCTCGTGAGAGTCCTAAGGCTGTGCCATGTACTTTCACATCTAGGTAATGTTAGTTGGACGATGATGTTtacctctctttttttctgATATAGGTACCTGACGCTGGATGAGGCAGATAGGTTGGTTGATTTGGGTTTCGAAGATGACATTAGGGAAGTCTTTGACCATTTCAAGTCTCAGCGTCAAACACTTCTCTTCTCTGCCACAATGCCTaccaaaattcaaatatttgcCAGAAGTGCTCTGGTGAAACCTGTGA
This genomic window contains:
- the LOC103873229 gene encoding DEAD-box ATP-dependent RNA helicase 35, whose translation is MEVDDDYVEYVPVAKRRAMEEQKILQRKGKVLEVEEEASEKEKLAESKPSLLVQATQLKRDVPEVSATEQIILQEKEMMEHLSDKKTLMSVRELAKGITYTEPLSTGWKPPLRIRKMSSKQMDLIRKQWHIIVSGEDIPPPIKSFEDMKFEKPILDTLREKGIVQPTPIQVQGLPVILSGRDMIGIAFTGSGKTMVFVLPMIMIALQEEMMMPIGPGEGPIGLIVCPSRELARQTYEVVEQFVAPLVKAGFAPLRSLLCIGGVDMRSQLDVVKRGVHIVVATPGRLKDLLAKKKMNLDACRYLTLDEADRLVDLGFEDDIREVFDHFKSQRQTLLFSATMPTKIQIFARSALVKPVTVNVGRAGAANLDVIQEVEYVKQEAKIVYLLECLQKTSPPVLIFCENKADVDDIHEYLLLKGVEAVAIHGGKDQEDREYAISSFKAGKKDVLVATDVASKGLDFPDIQHVINYDMPAEIENYVHRIGRTGRCGKTGIATTFINKNQSETTLLDLKHLLQEAKQRIPPVLAELKDPMEEAENIANASGVKGCAYCGGLGHRIRDCPKLEQQKSVAISNSRKDYFGSGGYRGEI